In Trueperella pecoris, the DNA window GGTCGGTGAACTGCCCGACCCGGCGTTGTTGCATCGTTGGCGCGACGCCGGCTGCACGGTTATCGCCGACGCCGCCTGGGATCCGACGGGCCGCTGGGATGCCGCGGATCTTGCCCCGCTCGCGAGCGCCGACATCTTTGTTCCCAACGACGCCGAGGCGCTGGCCTACACCCGGCGCGCAAGCGTTCACGACGCCGCCCGCGCGCTACTCGAGCTGGTCCCGAACGTCGTCGTCACGCGCGGGGCCAGGGGCGTGTTGGTCGCCAGCCGCGCGGTGGCCGATCTTGTGGAACTTCCGGCCATCGCCGTCGAGGCTATCGACACGACGGGAGCCGGCGATTCGTTCACGGCTGGCGTGGTCCGTGGCCTTGCCGCGGGGGCACCGCTCGCCGAGGCCGCGATCCTTGGGCAGGTCGCCGCCGCCTGGACGGTCCAGCGGCTGGGCGGTTCAGCCTCGGCGCCGCGCGTTCATGACCTCCTCGACTGGGCGGGCCGCTCCCTGACATGGGCGCAGCCCAGGCCGAAAGAGGGTGCGGGCGCTGCCGGCCTGCCCGACCCGGCGGGCGTCATCACCAAGTGGCTGAAGGCCCCGCCTGCGCGCTCGCGCTAGTCGTAGACCGCCTTTTGGATATCGGGGTCGTCGAGGTTGGTGGCGTCGTACCAGTAGAAGCCGGAGTCAATCTTCGGCTCGATAGCGTCCCCACGCGCGGCGGCCACGGCCCGCTCCACCGCGATGTAGCCCATCTGGTAGGGGTTTTGCGTCACGGATCCGGCCATCACGCCGTCGCGAATCAGCCCGATCTGCACGGCGCCCGAGTCGAACCCGATCACTGTCGCCTTCGCGCCCGCGCGGCGGACGGTTTGGGCGGCCGCAACCGCGCCGTCGTCGTCGGTGGCGAAAAGCCCCGAGAGGTCCGGGTGGGCCTGGATGATGGCCGAGGCCTGCTGTTCGGCCTTGGCCTGGTCGGAATCGTTGTATTGGACGTCGACTACCTCGACGCCGGGCGCGTTCTCGGCGAGCCAGTCGATGAAGCCGTCGCGGCGATCCGTGCCGGTGACCGAGGTCGACGACTGGGCGAGGATGGCGACCTTGCCCTTCCCGCCGAGGATCTCAGCCATGTGCTTGGCGGCCTCAGCGGCGGCGGCGCGATTATCCGTGGCGACCGTAGTGACGGGAATGTCCGAGCCGGGCACGCCCGAGTCGAAGGCCACCACAGGAATGCCCGAGTCCACAAATTGTTGCAGCGCGACGACCGACGCTGAGGAGTCGAGAGCGGCAAACACGAACGCATCAGGGTGTTGAACGTGTGCCAGGTTGATTTGGTCGACTTGGCGGACGACGTCGGACTCTGTATCCGGCCCGGAGAACGTCACGTCGACCCCGAGGTCTACCCCGGCAGCCAGGGCGCCGGCCTTGACGGTGGCCCAGAAGGGGCTGGCGTATCCTTTGGCGACGACGGCGATGTCGATGCGTCCGTCCGATGCTGAGAGGCGTTCACCGAGCCCGGAGCAGCCCGTCAGGCCAAGGGCGAGGGTGCAGGCGAAAACCGCAACTGCGAGTTTGCGTTTCATGCGATCTCCTTGGCGGGGCGGCGGCGCACGTCGAGGAACACGGCGATGAGCACGATGATCCCGAGCAGAATCTTCTGGTTTTGGTCAGAGATGCCGAGGTGGACCGCGCCGTTGCGGATGGTGGCAATGAGGATTGCTCCCACGACCGAGCCGAAGACAGAAGCTTTTCCGCCGCGCAGCGAGGCTCCACCAAGGACAGCGGCCGCGATGGCGTACATCTCATAGGACTGGCCCACGTCCGGCTTACCGGAGGCGAGGCGGGAGGCCATGAGGACGCCGGCGAGGCCGGTGAACGTGCCTGCAAGTGCATAAATCCGCCACTTCCACCGCTGGACGCTGACGCCGGAGAGCTCAGTGGCCTCCTCATTGGACCCCATGGCAAGGGCGTAGCGCCCGATGAGTGTGTGCTTGAGGAGGAAGTGCGCGGCGAGAGCCGCGAGGATACACAGGTAGATGGCGTTGGTCAGGCCGAGGGTCTTGCCGTTGCCGAGCTCGAGGAAGGCGCCATATTCGTTGAGCGGGATGGAGGAGGTCCCGGTGATTGACAGCGCGGCGCCCCAAGCGACGAGCATCATGGCCAGCGTGGCGACCATCGGCTGCATGTTGAGTTTGGCGACGAGGAAGCCGTTCGCGACGCCGAGCGCCAAGCCAGCGACGATACCTGCGATGACGCCGGCGACGATGGCAAGCCACATGGGTCCTCCGACGTTGGTCATCACGAGAGCGGCGATCACGCCGGTGAAGGCCATGCCGAAGCCGGGGGTGAGGTCGATGCCGCCGGTGGCGATGACGAAGGTCAGGCCGAGGGCGAGCAGGATGTAAACCGAGGCATCCAGCAGCAGCGCGGAGATGTTGCCGAGGTCAAGGAAGTAGGGGCTGACCACGGAGAAAATGAGCAGAAGCGCGAGCTCCGAGACGACGATGAGGAATTGCGGAGGGTGCTTCGCATATAGGCTACTCAGCCAACCAATCGGACTACTGGGGCGCGGTGCTTGAGTGCGCGCCTGCGAGCTGGCCGCCTCATCAATGTTGATTGCGTTCATTCTTCTCCTAAGCCTGCGCGCCGAAACGCGTTGCCAAATCCATGATGTTTTCTTGACTCGCCTCGGCGTTGAGCAGGGTTCCGGTGAGCCGTCCCTGGCACATGACGCCGATGCGGTGAGCTACCCGTTGCAGCTCGGCAATCTCCGAGGAGATCACGACGATGGCCTTGCCTTGCGCGGCGAGGTCCTCCATGAGGTGGTAGATGTCGTCTTTCGCCCCGACGTCGACCCCGCGGGTCGGTTCGTCGAAGATGAGGACGTCGCAGTCGCGGGCGATCCACTTGGCGATCACGACCTTTTGCTGGTTTCCGCCCGAGAGGTTCTTGACCTTTTGCTCAACGGACGGGGTGGCGATGGCGAGGGCTTTGACTGAGCGGGTGGCGGCGTCTGCGGCCGCCGAGTCGTCAACGACCCCACCCTTCGCCCAACGCGCCAGCGATGGCAGCGCCACGTTCTGCGCCACGGATTGGTCGAGGAGTAGCCCGTACTGCTTGCGGTCCTCGGACAGATAGCCGATGCCGGCACGGACCGCGGCCTCCACCGAGCTGGTGTCCACCGATTCTCCGTTCACGACGACGTCGCCACGGCTCTTCGGGTCCGCCCCGACGATCGCCCGGGCGGCTTCCGTCCTGCCTGCACCGACGAGGCCGGCAAGCCCGAAGATCTCGCCCGGGTGGACGGCGAAGGACAGGTTCTCCACCGGGCCCGCGCTCAGGCCGCGGACCTCGAAAATCGGGGCGGTGGCCGCACCGGCAAGCAGACCAGGACGGTGAGTAGTTTCGATGGCACGCCCCACCATGAGGTTAATCATCGCCTCCCGAGAAAGCTCCGTGGCCGGGTTGGTGGCGACCACTTTTCCGTCGCGCAGTACGGTCACGTGCGTGCACAGTTCTTGGATTTCTTCGAGGCGGTGGGAGATGTATATGACGGCCCGGCCGGCGCCGGGCGCTACGGCGTCGTTGGAGGCGGCGATAAACTCGCCTACGACGCCGAAGAGCGTGGCCACTTCACGTTCTGAGAGCGCGGCGGTGGGCTCGTCCATAATGAGGATACGCGCATCGAGCGAAAGCGCTTTGGCAATTTCCACCATCTGCCGCCCCGCTACGGAGAGCCTGCCAAGCGGGGTGGTCGGATCGATGTGGAGACCAACCCGCGACAGGATATCACGGGCCCCGGCGATCATCGCCGCGTCGTCGATGATAGGGCCGCGGCGCGGTTCACGGCCGAAGTAAATGTTTTGCGCCACGGAGAGGTCGGCCATGAGATTGAGTTCTTGATGGATAAGCGCAATACCGCGGCGTTGCGCCTCGCGTGGGCCTGAAAAATATACAGGCGCACCATCAAGAAGCACGTGACCTTCATCGGCCTGCGTGATGCCTGCAAGCACTTTCATGAGCGTCGATTTTCCCGCGCCATTTTCGCCCACGAGAGCGTGGACCTGTCCGGCGGCGAGATCAAAATCGACGCCGTCGAGCGCCTGCACGCCGGGGTAGCGTTTACTGATTGATCGGGCTTGTAGAAGCATGTCTGTCTTTTCCCAACTTTAGCGGGCGGCGAATCGACAACAGATAAGACCTTTCTTTTCGCAACATATTGCGATTTCTGGAGATTCGTATCGACTCCCGGAAACGAACACTACCAACAATATGTCATGACAAATGCAGTTGGCAACGGGACACACACCCTGACGGTAGAATGGAACATGCCGGCATGCCCTCAGGCCACTCGTGCGAAGCCGAGCCCGTGCCAAGCGTCCACACCACCACACGAGGAGGCCACCATGTCGAGCGAGACGAGCTCGCGCAACACGCAGGCAAACTCCCGCGACACGGGCGCCGTCAAATTCGAGCCCGCCATCGAACTTGACCGAGCGTCTCACCTGCCGTTACATGCCCAGATCTCAGCCCCCATCAGGCGTGCCATCCTCGAAGGTCACATACTTCCGGGCACCCCGATCGAGAACGAAATATCCATGGCGCAACGCCTCAAGGTTTCCCGCCCCACAGCCAGGCAAGCATTGCAATCGCTGGTAGAAGGCGGTTTCCTCCTACGCCGCCGCGGCGTCGGCACCATCGTAGCCCCTCAGCCCAAGCGCCAACTCATGCGCCTGCCCTCACTCCACGAGGAGTTGCAGGCCGAGGGGCACGAGTCGTCCACGGAAATCTTGCAGTACAACCATCGCCGCGCCACCGAAGCGATCGCCGAGCAGCTCGGCGTCGAGGTTGATGCTCCCGTCATTGAGCTCGAGCGGTTGCGCAAGCGTGACGGCGTGCCCGTAGCGATCCTCTACAACTGGCTGTCTGCCGAGATCGCCCCCTCACGCGACCAGCTTGACGGGCACGGGCTCTACGAGTTGCTCCGCAGGGCCGGCGTCGAGCTGACCTCCACCACACAGTCAGTGGGCGCAGAGCGTCCGGACAAGCGCGAAGCGAAACTCCTCGCGATCTCCATGCGCGATCCAGTCCTCACCATCGACCGCACAGCCTTCAATTCGCGGGGAGACATCGTCGAATGGGGGTTCCACATCTACCGTGGCGACCTGTACCGCTACGAGTCCACCGTGTTTGCTCAGCCCGAAATCTAGCCACTCGCGCGCGCAGACGCCGTGCGGGTACGCTGGATACATGGCATTGGCAAACTTCGCCCGCAACTTTGAAGACGGCTGGAACCGCCGAAACATCGTCCGCACGCGCAACCGCGGCTGGGAGCCCCGACTGACTGGCTATACCGGCTACGGCTCCATCCACGCAGCAAAGGTATTGGCGCGCGCTGTCATGGCAGACCCGAAGGATGACGAGCCGTTTTCCTTACCTTGCCTTCCCAATTCTGCCCACTCGCTGTCGAAGCAGTCGATGCGCGAGATCGCAAAACTGGCCAAGCACAATGCGGTAAAGGCCCAGCGTGGTTGGCGCCAGTTTTTTACCACACAGGTGGGATTTCTTCCCGTCACCATCGAGCTTGGTGCCAAAAAGATTTACACTCGCACGAATCGCTCCGGCTACGTGGACTTACTCGTGGAAGGTCACGGGTTGGAGCCCGGCTGGCACGAGGCTCGAATTACCCCGATTGCAGGCGAGCCGACGACCGCGCCGGTCATGATCGTCTCCCCCGACACAACGACGGGTCTTATTTCTGACATTGATGACACCATCGTCGTCACCTGGCTACCGCGCGCCATGCTCGCCGCCTATCATTCCTTTGTTCTTCACACAAACATGCGTCAGCCCGTGCCAGGCATGGCAAGTTTCTATCA includes these proteins:
- a CDS encoding ABC transporter substrate-binding protein; its protein translation is MKRKLAVAVFACTLALGLTGCSGLGERLSASDGRIDIAVVAKGYASPFWATVKAGALAAGVDLGVDVTFSGPDTESDVVRQVDQINLAHVQHPDAFVFAALDSSASVVALQQFVDSGIPVVAFDSGVPGSDIPVTTVATDNRAAAAEAAKHMAEILGGKGKVAILAQSSTSVTGTDRRDGFIDWLAENAPGVEVVDVQYNDSDQAKAEQQASAIIQAHPDLSGLFATDDDGAVAAAQTVRRAGAKATVIGFDSGAVQIGLIRDGVMAGSVTQNPYQMGYIAVERAVAAARGDAIEPKIDSGFYWYDATNLDDPDIQKAVYD
- a CDS encoding sugar ABC transporter ATP-binding protein — translated: MLLQARSISKRYPGVQALDGVDFDLAAGQVHALVGENGAGKSTLMKVLAGITQADEGHVLLDGAPVYFSGPREAQRRGIALIHQELNLMADLSVAQNIYFGREPRRGPIIDDAAMIAGARDILSRVGLHIDPTTPLGRLSVAGRQMVEIAKALSLDARILIMDEPTAALSEREVATLFGVVGEFIAASNDAVAPGAGRAVIYISHRLEEIQELCTHVTVLRDGKVVATNPATELSREAMINLMVGRAIETTHRPGLLAGAATAPIFEVRGLSAGPVENLSFAVHPGEIFGLAGLVGAGRTEAARAIVGADPKSRGDVVVNGESVDTSSVEAAVRAGIGYLSEDRKQYGLLLDQSVAQNVALPSLARWAKGGVVDDSAAADAATRSVKALAIATPSVEQKVKNLSGGNQQKVVIAKWIARDCDVLIFDEPTRGVDVGAKDDIYHLMEDLAAQGKAIVVISSEIAELQRVAHRIGVMCQGRLTGTLLNAEASQENIMDLATRFGAQA
- a CDS encoding GntR family transcriptional regulator, with amino-acid sequence MSSETSSRNTQANSRDTGAVKFEPAIELDRASHLPLHAQISAPIRRAILEGHILPGTPIENEISMAQRLKVSRPTARQALQSLVEGGFLLRRRGVGTIVAPQPKRQLMRLPSLHEELQAEGHESSTEILQYNHRRATEAIAEQLGVEVDAPVIELERLRKRDGVPVAILYNWLSAEIAPSRDQLDGHGLYELLRRAGVELTSTTQSVGAERPDKREAKLLAISMRDPVLTIDRTAFNSRGDIVEWGFHIYRGDLYRYESTVFAQPEI
- a CDS encoding carbohydrate kinase family protein gives rise to the protein MVSVLAVGPLFLDVIQYGLEHAPRPGEEQWVGGGDIMAGGVANQAVACARLGLEVSLVTRVGADRAGRFVAGLLAEENISLEGTRREGIQSVTVSQVFDGDRAFTSYGAANIPQPPSDAPAPDFFLASVGELPDPALLHRWRDAGCTVIADAAWDPTGRWDAADLAPLASADIFVPNDAEALAYTRRASVHDAARALLELVPNVVVTRGARGVLVASRAVADLVELPAIAVEAIDTTGAGDSFTAGVVRGLAAGAPLAEAAILGQVAAAWTVQRLGGSASAPRVHDLLDWAGRSLTWAQPRPKEGAGAAGLPDPAGVITKWLKAPPARSR
- a CDS encoding App1 family protein — protein: MALANFARNFEDGWNRRNIVRTRNRGWEPRLTGYTGYGSIHAAKVLARAVMADPKDDEPFSLPCLPNSAHSLSKQSMREIAKLAKHNAVKAQRGWRQFFTTQVGFLPVTIELGAKKIYTRTNRSGYVDLLVEGHGLEPGWHEARITPIAGEPTTAPVMIVSPDTTTGLISDIDDTIVVTWLPRAMLAAYHSFVLHTNMRQPVPGMASFYQDLLATTPDAPVFYLSTGAWNVYSTMLSFIQHNDFPIGPMLLTDWGPTPSRLFRSGQEHKNTQLRNLLIMFPNIQWYLIGDDGQHDPLIYDDLAREYPHRVRGIALRTLNPVEQVLSHGTRDRMEAHRKDSDIEDEGVPIIRGADGHELRAKARRLS
- a CDS encoding ABC transporter permease, whose amino-acid sequence is MNAINIDEAASSQARTQAPRPSSPIGWLSSLYAKHPPQFLIVVSELALLLIFSVVSPYFLDLGNISALLLDASVYILLALGLTFVIATGGIDLTPGFGMAFTGVIAALVMTNVGGPMWLAIVAGVIAGIVAGLALGVANGFLVAKLNMQPMVATLAMMLVAWGAALSITGTSSIPLNEYGAFLELGNGKTLGLTNAIYLCILAALAAHFLLKHTLIGRYALAMGSNEEATELSGVSVQRWKWRIYALAGTFTGLAGVLMASRLASGKPDVGQSYEMYAIAAAVLGGASLRGGKASVFGSVVGAILIATIRNGAVHLGISDQNQKILLGIIVLIAVFLDVRRRPAKEIA